In Salmo salar chromosome ssa24, Ssal_v3.1, whole genome shotgun sequence, the following proteins share a genomic window:
- the LOC106585626 gene encoding LOW QUALITY PROTEIN: beta-1,3-galactosyl-O-glycosyl-glycoprotein beta-1,6-N-acetylglucosaminyltransferase (The sequence of the model RefSeq protein was modified relative to this genomic sequence to represent the inferred CDS: inserted 1 base in 1 codon; substituted 1 base at 1 genomic stop codon), whose amino-acid sequence MVIEHAKVLSISRSFLNSTWVPDKHYLELTQDCQRFRSTRKYLEFPLSCEEEDFPLAFSLVVHHKVENFERLLRAIYAPKNFYCVHMDIKAKASFLASIIAITSCFENVFLAIHPVSVVYVSWSHVQAVNCISDLYRASPHWKYFINLCGQDYPIKTNLEMVRSLWALAGDNSMESEARPRGKKSRWKKVHQVVDXKLQRTEQNKAPPPFGIPILSGGAYTVVNRGFVCTVLEDSKVLALIQWDNDTWSPDEFLWATIQRLPGVPGSMRPSPKFDMTDMHAIARLVKWPWYKXGINVKAVCVYGAGDLQWMLQQHHLFANKFDTDPIAIRCLEEHLKHKALAKIY is encoded by the exons ATGGTCATCGAGCATGCAAAGGTCCTGTCCATTTCACGCAGCTTCCTCAACAGCACGTGGGTCCCAGACAAGCACTACCTGGAGCTGACCCAGGACTGTCAGAGGTTCAGGTCTACGCGCAAGTACCTGGAGTTCCCACTGAGTTGTGAGGAAGAAGACTTCCCCCTGGCCTTCTCGCTGGTTGTCCACCACAAGGTTGAGAACTTCGAGAGGCTGCTTAGAGCCATCTATGCCCCCAAAAACTTTTACTGCGTCCACATGGATATAAAGGCCAAAGCGTCCTTCCTTGCTTCCATCATAGCCATCACATCCTGCTTTGAAAATGTGTTCTTGGCCATCCATCCAGTCAGTGTGGTGTACGTGAGCTGGAGCCATGTCCAGGCTGTCAACTGTATAAGTGATCTGTACAGGGCTAGTCCACACTGGAAGTATTTCATTAACCTCTGTGGCCAGGACTACCCCATCAAGACCAACCTGGAGATGGTGCGCAGCCTGTGGGCGTTGGCGGGGGACAACAGCATGGAGTCGGAGGCCAGGCCCAGAGGTAAGAAGTCGCGCTGGAAGAAAGTGCACCAGGTCGTTGATTGAAAACTtcaaagaacagagcagaacaaagcTCCTCCGCCCTTTGGTATACCCATCTTGTCAGGTGGGGCATACACTGTGGTGAATAGGGGCTTTGTGTGTACTGTGCTGGAGGACAGCAAGGTGTTGGCTCTTATTCAGTGGGATAATGACACTTGGAGTCCTGATGAGTTCCTGTGGGCCACCATCCAGAGGCTTCCTGGCGTGCCCGGCTCCATGCGCCCCAGCCCCAAGTTTGACATGACGGACATGCACGCCATTGCCAGGCTGGTGAAGTGGCCGTGGTATA GGGGTATCAATGTTAAAGCGGTGTGTGTATATGGGGCCGGAGACCTGCAGTGGATGCTGCAGCAGCACCACCTCTTTGCCAACAAGTTTGACACGGACCCCATTGCTATCAGATGTCTGGAGGAGCATCTTAAGCATAAGGCCCTGGCAAAAATATACTAA